The sequence GCACTGGCGGCATGTGCAGACGCTGCTCGAGGACGATCAGGACATCCCCTGGGAACAGTCGCTGCGGTTCACGGCCTTCCAGTACGTGGACTGGCAGTTCGATGGCGATGACATCATCTACATGTCGCGCACAGCCTACAACGGCGCCCACAACTACCACGATGCAAACCGCATGACCTTCCACAAGATCGCGGGCTTCCGCAGTCTGCTCTAGGACGTGTGATAGCCTCGATACGCAAAGCAGAGCGCCCTGGCCGCGAGGAGATGGCCAGGGCGCTTTCGTACGAGAGAGCGTAACGCTACTGCGGCGCTGCGGGCTTGGCGGCGAGTTGCGCCTTGAGCCAGCAGTAGATCGTGTCCGCGATCTGCCGGTAGCCGTCGGCCGAGGGATGGACGCCGTTGTTCAGCCGCGCAACCTGTACCTGGGAGCGTGCGTTCGCGGGCCCGGTCACCGTCGGATAGTTGTTCACCGTGTCCAGGTTCACGTGTGCCGGAAGCAGCCAGATGCCCTCTGCCTCGCGTCCTCCGAACTTGGCGATCATGCGCTCCACCACACGGTGCTGGTTGCGGCGGTACTGCCACCGCGTCTGGCCGCAGTTGTAGTTGGTGCCGAAGGCATCCTGGGTCGCCGCGGGTGGCGGAAGCAGTAGCAGGCCGATGCGGGTCTGTGGACCAACCCGCCGGAACTCGGCGAGAAGCGTGTCGGCATAGCCGAACATCGTGTCGATGGTCGTCTCGATCGTCGCCTCCTGCGCTCCGAAAGTGTCGTTGCAGCCCAGAAGCACGGTGATGAAGTCCGGGGCCTTGCCTTCGCTGTTGGTCTGGCAGTACTTGGCGAAGTCCAGGGTCGGCTTGCCGTCGACCAGCGTCAGGAAGGGGCTCTTGGCCTTCGGGTCGGTGCCCTCGGTCCAGCGGGTGCAGAAGGTCTGCCAGGCCCATCCGCCGTAGCCCTCATGAACCACCTCCGGGGGCATGGCGGCAATCGGGTGATGCGTGCCGATCAGCTTCAGCTTCGCCTCACCCTCCATCCCGAAGAGCGCCCAGAGCTCCTGCGGGTAGATGGAGGCGTTCGTGAGACTGTCGCCCACGCACAGCAAGGTGAAGGACGTCCCTGCGCCTGCTGAAGCGGGCACAACATGCAGGGCGCTCTTGCCTTCTGTGAGAGGCTGCATCTGGGCGTCGAGCACCCGGAGCACCAGCTCGTAGTCGCCGACGTCGGTCTCAGCCGGCGTGAAACGCCAACGCTCCTCGTCCTGTCTGCCCTTGGTGCAGTCTACGTCGAACACCAGGCTGCGCAGGTCGCGCGCCAGCACAAGGTTGTCGAAGTACAGGTTCAGCTCTCGTCCGGGAACTACCCACAGGTCGGCGGGAAGGACCAGTCGCACACCCTCCAGCTGGGGTGCAGCAATGGCGGTCTCTTGCGGCTGCGTCGCGGGTGTTGCGGCTTCCTGTGCATCGGCAAGCGAGGTGAGCAACAGGGTCAGCGCAGCGAATCCGCAGAAGAGGAGACGCATAGCGGAACACCTCCTGGGACTTGGGCTAACAGAGTGAGGGCCTTCGATGAGCAATCAGGCAATTCGCTGTCCGGCAACGGGAGGCCTTCCGGCTCAGGGGCCCACAAGGATTCGTTGCATGAAGCGGGGAACAGACTACTCGGTGGAGATGGGATCATGGGTAGGTCGCCATTCAGCGTCCACCCTTACTCATGAGGGAGTTCAGACCGATGATCGCTCGCGTACGGATGAGTGCAGCACTTCTTGGGGCCTTTGCCCTGTGCTTCCCCGCGCTGGGGCAGCAGATGAAGGTTGAAGAACAGCTTGCGGGGACGATGCCGGCCAAGGTCGAGTCCTTCCTGGCGACGCCGGATGGTCTGCATGTGGCCGTGGTAACGACTCAGGCAGACCGCCGCGTGGTCCTTGTCGATGGCAAGGCCGGTCCGGAGTACAAGTGGATCGGTGAGCGGCGTTTCAGCCCTGACGCAAGCCGCTTCGCCTACGTGGCCTTCACCGGCGAGAAGTACCTCGTGGTCTGCGATGGCCAGGAGGGCAACCCCTATGACGCCATCGCGGCAGGCTGGCCGCAGTTCAGCCCGGACGGCAAGCGTCTCGCTTACGTGGTGCAGAAGGGTACCGACTGGATGGTCGTGGTGGACGGCCAGGAAGGACCTGCCTACACGGCGATCCTGCGCGATACCCCGGTCTTCAGTCAGGATAGCAGCGCGGTTCTATACGGCGCACAGAAGAAGGGCGCCTGGTACGCGGTCGTAGACGGCAAAGAGCAGGGACCCTACAAGGGCCTGGGCGCCGTGGCCTCGTCAGGCAAGAGATTCGCCTATGCCGCGAACAAGGACACAGCCTGGGTGATTGTGGTCGACGGCAAGCCGAGCACCGGCTTCGCCGGTGTCGCGCCGCTGAGTCCTGTGTTCAGCCCGGACGGACTGCAGTGGGCAGCCGTGGTACGCGTGGGGACCAAGTGGGCGCTCGTACTCGATGGCAAGCGAACGGCCGACTACGACGCTGTGATTGCCGGTGGCCCCACCTTCCTGCCCAATGGACGGGTGGAGATCCTTGCAACCAGGGGCGACAAGCTGTACCGCGTCCGCACACTCTTGCCCGGGACCGGGCAGATCATGATGGGGACGCCGAAGCCGAAGTAACTAGCCTTCTCGACGAGAAACAGACAAGTGGAGGAAGAGGCATGACCCGACTCGTGATCACGGGGATGCTCGTAGTGGCGCTGGTGGCAGGCTGCCTTGCGCTTGCCCTGGGCCAGGATCAGGGCGAGACCGTCCTCAGCGCGGACTTCGAGCGTGAAGGCCCGGAGACGATCGCCTCGCCCGAGATGGCATCGAAGGTGCTGGTGACCACCGACCCAGCCGAAGTGGTCGCCGGTAACCGCTCTCTCAAGGGCGACTCACGAACCTCGGAGGCGCAGTGGAACGAGTACCTCCGCTCACGGGCTGGTCTGTTCAGGCCCAGGGAGGGATACCTCGTCTCCTTCGATTACCGCGTGCTGGCACGCGAGCCCCGGGCGACGTTCTACCTCCTCTTCCGCCAGCCGGGCGGAACCGGGAATGTAGGTTGGGTTGACTGGCGAGGGGAGCCGGGCGAGAAGGGACACATCGACGCCACGCTCCCGGCGAGCAGCACCCCTGACTTTGCTCTCATTTTGGGCATCCAGTGGCGCGGCGCCCTGGCCATCGACAACCTTGTGATCAGGACAGACCCGCAACAGCGGCCCGAGGGCGACAAGCTCCCGGCACCCGAGCGGACCTGGAAGTCGACCGGCAACTGCGCCTACTATGTTGACTCCCAGGCCGGAAACGATGCGGCGGACGGCCGATCCGAGCAGACCGCCTGGAAGAGCCTGGACCGTGTGAACGCCGGCGAGTTCAGCCCCGGCGACCGGATCCTGCTGAGAGCGGGGTCTGAGTGGTCCGGATATCTTGCGCCCGGAGGCAGTGGGCAAGAGGGAGCGCCGATCCGACTCGAACGATACGGTGATGGCCCCAAGCCGCGGATCAACGGACAGGGCAAGACGCTGACAACGCTGCTGCTTCTCAATGTGCAGCACTGGGAAGTCAGCAACCTCGACATCACGAACACAGGAACCCGCCGACAACCAGGACGCACCGGCGTGCTGGTGAAGCTGCAGGACTTCGGCGTCGCTGAGCATATTCACCTGCGCGGACTCGACGTTCACGATGTGAACGGGAGCCTCGTGAAGTCCCAGGGCGGAGGCTCCGGGATCCACTGCGCCGCCTCCGGGGCAACGGCAAAGTCGCGCTTTGACGACCTGCTCATTGAAGGCTGCCATCTCCAGCGGACCGACCGCAACGGCATCACAATGAACGGTTCCTGGGCGCGTCGGGACTGGTTCCCGAGCACCCGCGTGGTGATTCGCGGCAACCTGCTCGAGGACATCGGTGGCGACGGCATCGTGCCGATTGCCTGCGATGGCGCACTCGTCGAGCACAACGCCCTGCACGGCGGCCGACAGCGATGCCGGGATGCCGCCGCCGGAATCTGGCCCTGGAGCTGCGACAACACGGTGATCCAGTTCAACGAGGTCAGCGGGATGAAGGGTACCGTTGACGGCCAGGGCTACGACTCAGACTGGAACTGCCAGAACACCGTCCTCCAGTACAACTACAGCCACGACAATGAGGGCGGGTTCATGCTGGTGTGCAACAACGGCGGATCGGTGATGCCCTACAGCATCGGCAACATCGGCACCCTCATCCGCTACAACCTCAGCCAGAACGACGGCTGCCGGACCTTCCACATCACGGGGCCCTGCAAAGACACCAAGATCTATAACAACACTATCTATCTCGGGAAGACCCTCGACATCCCGATCCTGCGCCCCGGCAACTGGGGCGGGTCCTTCAGCGACAACACGCTGTTCGCCAACAACCTCTTCCTCGTGGAAGGCAAGGCGAGCTTCGATCTGGGCGGCATGACCGGCACGGTGTTCGAGGGGAATGCCTTCTATGGTGAGATAGCGCAGCGGCCTGAGGATGCTCGCGCGATCCTCGCTGATCCACTCCTGCGGGCAGCGGGAACTGGGGCCGACAGCTTCGCCTCGCTGGATGGCTACAAGCTCAAGGAAGGCTCGCCCTGCGTGGGTGCCGGTCGGGTGATTCCCGACAACGGCGGACGGGACTTCTGGGGCAACCCGGTCCCGGCAGGCAGCAGGCCAGACGTCGGCGCCTACCAATCAGGCGCAGAGAGATAGAGCGGCGGGGCAAAAGGAGTCAGGACGTGAGCCTGCTGCGACGCCGGGTGTCGAGCTCCCGGCGTGCTCCTTTTTGGGACCATGCCTGACGAGACGACGCAACGGAGCGAAACGCAATGGCAAGCCGGTTTCGGTACGGCGCGCATGCGTACCTGTGGACCGATCACTGGTCCGACGAGGCGCTGGGGCTGCTGGACCACGCTCGCGAACTCGGTGCGGAGCTCTTTGAGATCCCCTTGGGCGAGGACGTGGAGTGCAGCGAGGAGGCCGTCAGGCGGCGTAGGGAAGAGGTAGGGCTGGAGCTGACGGTCGGGCCGGGAGGCCAGTGGCCGCCGGCCTGCGACCTGTCCTCCGATGACCCCGACGAACGTGCACGGGCACTGTCTTGGCACGCTGAGATGATCCAGCGGGCGGCACAGATGGGAGCGGTCGCCTACTGCGGGGCCCTCTACGGCCGTCCCGGTACGGTGCAGCGTCGTCGTCCCCCGGCCGACGAGTACCCGCGAACTGCCGCCGGGCTGCATGAGCTCGCCGAGCTCGCCCGGAGCCTCGGTGTGCGCCTGCTCCTTGAGCCCATGAGCCGGTTCCGCACGCACGTCGTGAACACGCCCATGCAGGCCCTTCAGCTCGTCAATCTGGCAGACCACGCGAATCTTGGCATCATCCTGGACACCTACCACATGGTGACCGAGGTGCGCGACTACGCGGCAGGGATCCGCTGCGTCGGTGACCGACTGTGGGGCGTCCACGCTTGCGAGAACGATCGCGGTGTGCCGGGAGGCGGACTCGTACCCTGGGACGAGGTCTTTGATGCCTTGGTGGAGGTGCAGCCGGAGGCCAGGATCATGCTCGAGACCTACAACACCTCGATAGGTGACCACGGCTATCGGCGCGGGCTGTTCCAGAACCAGTGTCCCGATGGCGATGCCTTTGCGAGGCAGGCTTTCGCCTTCCTCAAGCGCCGTGCTGCTGAGGCTGAGCGGCGCCTTCGGACTGGGGCGACAGGGCCGTCTGGTTCTGCTGTGTGAGTGTGTCCAGGTGTGCGAGCAGTTGGTCGAGGCGCTGCAGAAGCTGCCGCTGCAGGTCGTCCGACGCGGGAGCTGGTGGCCGACCTGCGGCCGTGAAGAGCAGCCGGCCGATCTCCTGCTTCGCCTGGTCGTAGAGGGGGTTCCCCAGCAGGATCAGAACAGAGCCGATGAGCTTTCCCGCCGGGGTGACCGGTGGGCAGCCACTCTCGCCTACGGACGCCACCGTCGCGAGGGCATTCCACAGCGCGTCACCGAGGGTCTGGATCCCGCTGGGACTGTGGCGCTCGGCTGCGACAAGGGCCACAGACGACACCACTACCAACCCCGTGAGCATGGCCAGAGCGTGGTCGCTATCGGCCTCGGCGAGATAGCTTGCGATGGCGTCGCGCAGCTCCTCGGCCTTCCCCACGGCGGTCTCACTTTGCGCGGGTTCGGCGTTCCGGTCCCGAAGCGCTGGCTGTGCAGCCTCCACAGCTTGCTCCTCACTCACTCTCATCACTCCTCGATTCCTGCCAGAGATACGATAGCAAGCCCATCGCGTGCGTAGCTGAGCAGTTGGCGGCCGTCGGGCGTCATGGACGGCGGGCACACATAGGCGGTCCGCAAGACCAGGATCGGCGCCTTGGCGGAGCCGTCAGTCGGCATGGCGAAGACCGCATATCCCTGGCCAGGATCGCGCTGCAGGAACAGCAAGGAGTGGCCCTCCGGCGTGAAGTATAGCTGTGTTATGTAGTCCGTACTTGTGTACACGCTACGCGTCAGCCAGGGGTTGGAGGTCGGCGCCACGCAGATACCATAGGGACGGTCACGCTGGCTGGAGTAGGTAATCAGGGCCAGGTCGGCTCCCGTGGGACTGGAGCGCACACCCACATAGCTCTCGCCGCGCCCCGGGTAGATGAGCGTTGTCAGGTTCGCCTCCGGCTCATCGCGGACAGTGAGGACACCGCGGCCGCGTCCCGAGAGGGAGCCATCGAAGCACAGCGCCTTGCCGTCGGGCATCCAGTCCATGAGGCCGCAGTAGGGCAGGCTGCAGACGTGCCTCTGGGTTCGATCAGTCACCGCGACCGTGTAGAGATTGTAGGGCTGTCGTTGCGGGCGTGACGCAGTCTTGTCCTGGGAGTCCGGGCGCACGTAGCCTAGCAGTGCGATCTTGTCGCCTCGCGGCGACCAGCGAAGACTCTGGACGGAGCCCTCCAGCGTGCAGACTGGGCGCGGCTCCTCGCGTCCCTCCGAGTCCACGATGGGCAACTGAGTGTTCGCAACTGCCCCTGCACCTATATAGGCTAGGTGCTTACCGTCGGGAGAGAAGGAGAACTGCGTGCCGCGGATGGGCAGGGAGCGAGTGGAGATAGGGAACATGCGGTGCCGAAGCAGCCAGGTCTCCTGACGGGCCGGCTCCAGGGCTGCATACTCGCGCCAGTGGGTCTGGGCCAGGGCAAGACGGCCACCTTCAGCCAGCAGGCGACCCAGTACCAGATGCGGCTCGGGTGCCTCCGGGTGCTTCTGGGTCAGGGTCCGCAGGGACTGCTGGGCCGCCTCGTTCAGTCCCTCCGTCAGGTCAAGCTCTGCGAGCGCTACCAGGGCGGGAACGCAGTCCGGGTCGATCGCCAGGGCCGCGTGGAGGGTCATCCTCGCCTCAAGAAGCTCCTTCCGATCCTCGAGGGCAAGACGCGCCGTACCGACCATGCCCCTGAGGTTCCCACCATCAAGGTGTAAGGCTTTCCGGTAGCTGCGCAGGGCCAGGGTGTCCAGACCCGCCTCCCGCTGGGCATCCCCGAGCTTCGCAAGCAGCTCGGCGGTCTGACCGTAGAAGAGGGCGGAGTCGTAGTGTGCGGCGGCAGAGGCGGGGTCACCACAACGAATCGCGAGGTCTCCGCAGGTGGTGAAGGGCTCCTGGGCGTCCGGCTCTACGTCCAGCCACTCGCGAGCCAGGTCATAGGCCGCCACGACCTCGCCGGCGTTCTCGAGGTCGGCGATCCGTGAAGGGTACGGGGAGCTCGCGACGGTGTTATTGGCCGTCACCACGACGCCAAGCCCCAGGAGAGCTGCCAGGCAGAGCAGGTGTCGCAACATGAAGCCCTTCCTCAAGCGGAGAACCCGGGAGTAACAAGCCTGCGGACGAAGCCTTTCGACCTCAGCGCACGGGAATCCTGCAGTCGCGTCCCTACGGTACCTGTGTTGCGGAGGGGGCCTGGGCAGCAGCGGCACGGAGTCGAAAAAAAGGGGATAGACCCCCTTGCGAGGTTCTATCCCCCGTTCGCCTGGCTCCCCCCCACTGGGGCGCCAGAGAACTCAGTTGATCGAGCACAGGAGAGCGAGGCTCTCTAGAGTGCTCGCCACCAAGCCGTGTTGGTGAGCGCCGAGCCCGACGCGTAGGGCAGGCTCACCTGGTTGGAGGCCGCCCAGTCTGCGCCCGGCGAGAGCTGGCCGGCCGACGGAGTGGACTGTAGGAAGCCGATGACCCGAAGCTCAGTCCGGCTGTCTCCGGCCGGTAGCGACAGGCTCCAGTCGAGACGGTTCTCCGCTGTGCTGAAGCCGGCGCCCGAGTCGGAGAAGTAGTACTGCAGGCTGCTGTCGAGGTAGTCAGCCACCTGGATCGTCTTCGCCTGGCTGAGTGTGGCGTTCACGGTAATCGTGAAGACCACGGCATCGCCCAGACCCAACTGCGGGTCCTGGGAGCCAGATCCGAGGGCGTTGACCTGCGCCAGCACCTGCGTGAGGACCGCAAGGTTGGTAGCCTCCGAGTTTGCCAGGGCGTCTTCCATCGCCTCGCACAGTCGTCTCTGAGTGGCCTGGTCGCTGGCGGCGTAGGTCCCGGAGAGCAGGTTGAGTTCGCAGGCCAAGAGCTGTGCCCTGGCTTGCGCCACCGGATCGGAGGAGCTTGCCCCCGCAAGGATCGTAGCCGCGTTGCTCAGCATCGTGGCGCCACTGCCCAGCTCGAAGGGCAGACCGGTGCCGGTCAGGTAGAAGCTGTTGACGGCGCCGAGCCAGGTCAGAAGGTCCTGCTTGCTGATCGTGGCCCCAGAGCTGAACACAAGGGCCCTGTCTATCGCCTTGTACCAGTTCAGCGCGGGCATGCAGCTCCCGTAGACCTTCACACCGGACTTGGTCAGGGAGACGTTGACGGTCTCGTTCCGCTGTACACAGAGCCCGGCGTCCCAGGTCACGTCCGAGGCACCGGCAGCCACTGGGAACTCGGCGGTGTTGCCGGTCGCGTCGATGTCTGAGTCGGCCGCGTCGTTGCCGCCCGCATGGGCCGTCGTGACCGTGTAGCCGGTCGGAACCGAGAAGAGCAGTTGGTAGGTTCCGGCCTTGGCTACCGCGAACTGGTAGCAGCCCCCGGCGTCGGTTGTGGTCGTGGCGTCGGCAACCGAAGCGTCGGAGACACTGTG is a genomic window of Armatimonadia bacterium containing:
- a CDS encoding right-handed parallel beta-helix repeat-containing protein, with protein sequence MTRLVITGMLVVALVAGCLALALGQDQGETVLSADFEREGPETIASPEMASKVLVTTDPAEVVAGNRSLKGDSRTSEAQWNEYLRSRAGLFRPREGYLVSFDYRVLAREPRATFYLLFRQPGGTGNVGWVDWRGEPGEKGHIDATLPASSTPDFALILGIQWRGALAIDNLVIRTDPQQRPEGDKLPAPERTWKSTGNCAYYVDSQAGNDAADGRSEQTAWKSLDRVNAGEFSPGDRILLRAGSEWSGYLAPGGSGQEGAPIRLERYGDGPKPRINGQGKTLTTLLLLNVQHWEVSNLDITNTGTRRQPGRTGVLVKLQDFGVAEHIHLRGLDVHDVNGSLVKSQGGGSGIHCAASGATAKSRFDDLLIEGCHLQRTDRNGITMNGSWARRDWFPSTRVVIRGNLLEDIGGDGIVPIACDGALVEHNALHGGRQRCRDAAAGIWPWSCDNTVIQFNEVSGMKGTVDGQGYDSDWNCQNTVLQYNYSHDNEGGFMLVCNNGGSVMPYSIGNIGTLIRYNLSQNDGCRTFHITGPCKDTKIYNNTIYLGKTLDIPILRPGNWGGSFSDNTLFANNLFLVEGKASFDLGGMTGTVFEGNAFYGEIAQRPEDARAILADPLLRAAGTGADSFASLDGYKLKEGSPCVGAGRVIPDNGGRDFWGNPVPAGSRPDVGAYQSGAER
- a CDS encoding sugar phosphate isomerase/epimerase family protein; the protein is MASRFRYGAHAYLWTDHWSDEALGLLDHARELGAELFEIPLGEDVECSEEAVRRRREEVGLELTVGPGGQWPPACDLSSDDPDERARALSWHAEMIQRAAQMGAVAYCGALYGRPGTVQRRRPPADEYPRTAAGLHELAELARSLGVRLLLEPMSRFRTHVVNTPMQALQLVNLADHANLGIILDTYHMVTEVRDYAAGIRCVGDRLWGVHACENDRGVPGGGLVPWDEVFDALVEVQPEARIMLETYNTSIGDHGYRRGLFQNQCPDGDAFARQAFAFLKRRAAEAERRLRTGATGPSGSAV
- a CDS encoding tetratricopeptide repeat protein, with the translated sequence MLRHLLCLAALLGLGVVVTANNTVASSPYPSRIADLENAGEVVAAYDLAREWLDVEPDAQEPFTTCGDLAIRCGDPASAAAHYDSALFYGQTAELLAKLGDAQREAGLDTLALRSYRKALHLDGGNLRGMVGTARLALEDRKELLEARMTLHAALAIDPDCVPALVALAELDLTEGLNEAAQQSLRTLTQKHPEAPEPHLVLGRLLAEGGRLALAQTHWREYAALEPARQETWLLRHRMFPISTRSLPIRGTQFSFSPDGKHLAYIGAGAVANTQLPIVDSEGREEPRPVCTLEGSVQSLRWSPRGDKIALLGYVRPDSQDKTASRPQRQPYNLYTVAVTDRTQRHVCSLPYCGLMDWMPDGKALCFDGSLSGRGRGVLTVRDEPEANLTTLIYPGRGESYVGVRSSPTGADLALITYSSQRDRPYGICVAPTSNPWLTRSVYTSTDYITQLYFTPEGHSLLFLQRDPGQGYAVFAMPTDGSAKAPILVLRTAYVCPPSMTPDGRQLLSYARDGLAIVSLAGIEE